In Paenibacillus sp. G2S3, a single window of DNA contains:
- a CDS encoding sugar ABC transporter substrate-binding protein codes for MNKNRKSSALVLATTMLVVLALSGCSGGKSAGNALSEGNGGSTNSGGKAETVTITHYTIDSEDRTFVEKLIPDFEKQHPSIKVKVEKAPYEQFDSKLQTLIAGGKSPDVTSHWGYGGFAEYYNKDMLLDLTDLIKEDGFKAADYNIPENLMNIYKVKDHTYGIPVNMYVTLMLYNKDMFDAANLTYPTSDYEDKNWTFEKMVDQAKQMTLVSDDIAKTQYGVDFTWSERDMRPLFFGAQPYSEDTWTNGGVPSETYFDSPEVIAAYNKLFDLVFKDKVSPSSEWSKSVAGQNGDPFVAGKIGMSIGGSWNLAGANDFPFKIGVAAVPWGGNDKVRSTLYVDPLLILKDSKHPKEAFEWIKYLITTEVQEKSIELSGGNPPVNTEAAEAYYKHFDGIDPQDIKNVYEGAVKYGFESYNHLITNYSQINDMFINELQPVETGHKTVEEVMTTIQKKVTEIIHR; via the coding sequence ATGAACAAGAACAGAAAAAGTAGTGCGCTTGTCCTTGCAACAACCATGCTCGTTGTTCTGGCATTGTCAGGCTGTAGTGGCGGCAAATCGGCGGGTAACGCGCTATCTGAAGGAAACGGTGGCTCGACCAATTCAGGAGGCAAAGCAGAAACGGTAACCATCACCCATTACACAATAGATTCAGAAGACCGGACATTTGTTGAGAAATTAATCCCTGATTTCGAGAAGCAGCATCCAAGCATTAAAGTAAAAGTGGAAAAGGCACCTTATGAGCAGTTCGACAGCAAGCTGCAAACGCTAATTGCCGGTGGCAAATCACCCGATGTGACAAGTCACTGGGGTTATGGAGGTTTCGCAGAATACTACAACAAGGATATGCTGCTCGATTTGACCGATCTAATAAAAGAGGATGGTTTCAAGGCAGCGGATTACAACATTCCAGAGAATCTGATGAACATCTATAAGGTTAAGGATCACACTTATGGTATCCCAGTCAATATGTATGTCACCTTGATGCTCTATAACAAAGACATGTTTGACGCTGCCAACCTGACTTACCCAACAAGTGATTATGAAGATAAGAACTGGACGTTTGAAAAGATGGTCGACCAGGCTAAACAAATGACTCTCGTCTCCGACGATATTGCCAAAACACAATATGGCGTAGACTTCACCTGGTCCGAACGCGATATGCGGCCATTATTTTTTGGAGCGCAGCCTTATTCAGAAGATACATGGACTAATGGCGGCGTGCCTTCCGAGACTTATTTTGATTCGCCTGAAGTGATTGCCGCCTACAACAAGCTCTTTGATCTCGTCTTCAAAGATAAAGTCTCTCCTTCCTCCGAGTGGAGCAAAAGCGTAGCGGGACAGAACGGTGATCCGTTTGTTGCAGGCAAAATCGGCATGTCTATCGGCGGCTCATGGAACCTTGCAGGTGCGAATGACTTCCCCTTCAAAATCGGCGTAGCCGCTGTGCCTTGGGGAGGCAACGATAAGGTACGCAGCACACTTTACGTCGATCCACTGCTGATCTTGAAGGATTCCAAGCATCCGAAGGAAGCTTTTGAATGGATCAAATACTTGATCACAACCGAAGTACAGGAGAAATCCATTGAGCTTAGTGGCGGTAATCCACCAGTCAACACAGAAGCTGCTGAAGCTTACTATAAACATTTTGACGGTATCGATCCACAGGATATCAAAAATGTCTACGAGGGGGCTGTGAAGTATGGCTTCGAATCCTACAACCATTTGATCACCAACTACTCGCAAATTAATGACATGTTCATTAATGAATTGCAGCCTGTAGAAACCGGACATAAGACGGTGGAAGAGGTGATGACGACGATTCAGAAAAAAGTTACGGAGATCATTCATCGTTAA
- a CDS encoding BadF/BadG/BcrA/BcrD ATPase family protein, whose product MTYYLGIDGGGTKTYALLCDELGNVLGKGKSGNGNHQTGALEAANSIREATFGALTEAGLRLEDIKHAYLGLAGADREADYAILHPMIREIGFINYTINCDTMIGLRAGTTRPYGVALICGTGTNSAGRNTHGEHYQCGGFDYMYGDFGGGGALNIEVFRSVIRAWDGREQPTLLTGLLLNLLGYEEVGQMFHDFLDHWKQVPVHAARLLFEAAAEGDAVALEILNRQGVELGKSAAAVIHKLGMEQDTFDVVLAGSLLTRGDRGWIRGPIEKAVQAAAPQATVVTLATEPVVGAVWSAMDQDGLTLSSEVYDRMRQFQDYESIKQTNKTGVIDLGN is encoded by the coding sequence TTGACTTACTACTTAGGGATCGATGGTGGAGGTACCAAAACCTATGCTCTGCTATGCGATGAACTTGGTAATGTTCTCGGTAAAGGTAAGAGTGGTAACGGTAACCACCAGACTGGCGCCCTGGAGGCAGCCAACAGCATTCGAGAGGCCACATTCGGAGCACTGACAGAAGCTGGGCTCCGATTGGAGGACATCAAGCATGCCTATCTAGGGCTTGCCGGTGCCGATCGCGAGGCCGATTATGCCATACTCCACCCAATGATACGCGAAATCGGATTTATCAATTACACCATTAACTGTGACACTATGATCGGATTACGCGCAGGGACGACTCGCCCTTATGGAGTTGCACTAATCTGCGGCACGGGCACCAATTCGGCAGGCAGAAACACGCATGGAGAGCACTATCAATGTGGCGGCTTCGACTACATGTACGGTGACTTCGGCGGGGGCGGCGCACTCAACATTGAAGTCTTTCGCTCTGTCATAAGAGCTTGGGACGGACGAGAGCAGCCTACTCTCTTAACCGGGCTTTTGCTCAATTTACTAGGTTATGAGGAAGTTGGACAAATGTTTCACGATTTCCTCGATCACTGGAAACAAGTGCCCGTACACGCTGCCCGCCTACTCTTTGAAGCGGCAGCTGAGGGAGATGCCGTAGCCTTAGAGATTCTAAATCGGCAAGGCGTTGAGTTAGGAAAGTCGGCTGCTGCAGTCATACACAAGCTTGGCATGGAGCAGGATACCTTCGATGTGGTTTTGGCGGGAAGTCTGCTAACCCGTGGGGATCGCGGCTGGATTCGCGGACCTATTGAGAAGGCTGTACAAGCCGCGGCTCCACAAGCAACTGTGGTAACCCTTGCTACAGAGCCTGTAGTAGGGGCCGTATGGTCCGCGATGGATCAAGACGGTTTGACCCTTAGTAGTGAAGTCTATGATAGAATGCGGCAGTTTCAAGATTATGAATCTATCAAACAAACAAATAAGACAGGAGTGATTGATCTTGGCAACTAA
- a CDS encoding LacI family DNA-binding transcriptional regulator, producing the protein MKVSIFDVAKKSGLSVVTVSRVLNGAESVRENNRQKVLEAIKELDYRPNAAARSLASGKTGIIGIIVTTLQDSFFDAVVKELNEVLAMHGYFLAISISTGIESDDSHYLIQEDRVDGLFLLSPMEEDNYIVELKRRGIPYVLIDNQQPENDNYSITIDNFKGGYSATRHLLEQGHTSIAHLCGQEMFRSTRERRSGFLQALQEQGLTPFEVVHGDFDIEMGYDTCKRWLKEGKLPTAVFAGDDNIALGVINALMEAGIQVPEQVAVVGYDDHYIASQLHPHLTTIRQPADKIGLAAVDMLLKRISGKMKRGAGMRIDPELIVRESTAAK; encoded by the coding sequence ATGAAAGTGAGTATTTTTGATGTAGCCAAAAAATCAGGATTATCGGTGGTAACCGTATCCCGGGTCTTAAACGGGGCCGAATCCGTACGTGAGAATAATCGCCAGAAGGTGCTGGAGGCCATTAAAGAGCTGGATTACCGCCCTAATGCAGCGGCACGCAGTCTGGCAAGCGGTAAGACGGGCATTATCGGGATTATTGTCACGACCCTGCAGGATTCCTTTTTTGACGCAGTGGTCAAAGAGCTGAATGAAGTCTTAGCAATGCATGGTTATTTTTTAGCCATCTCCATCTCAACAGGCATCGAATCGGATGACAGCCATTATTTAATTCAGGAGGATCGTGTAGACGGTTTGTTTCTGCTCTCTCCGATGGAAGAGGATAATTATATTGTGGAATTAAAACGGCGGGGTATCCCTTATGTGCTAATAGATAATCAGCAGCCCGAGAATGACAACTATTCCATCACAATCGACAACTTCAAGGGCGGATATTCAGCTACGCGTCATCTGCTAGAGCAAGGACATACTTCAATTGCTCATCTCTGCGGACAGGAAATGTTCCGGAGTACGCGGGAGCGGCGCAGCGGATTTCTACAAGCGCTTCAGGAACAAGGACTAACCCCATTTGAGGTCGTGCATGGGGATTTCGATATTGAGATGGGCTACGATACCTGCAAGCGTTGGCTGAAAGAAGGAAAGCTGCCCACCGCCGTCTTCGCCGGCGATGACAATATCGCCCTCGGGGTCATCAATGCCTTGATGGAAGCGGGCATTCAAGTCCCTGAACAGGTAGCGGTGGTCGGCTATGACGATCATTATATTGCTTCACAGCTTCATCCACATCTGACAACGATACGTCAGCCTGCGGACAAAATAGGGCTCGCAGCGGTAGATATGCTGCTCAAACGCATCTCTGGCAAGATGAAGCGCGGGGCCGGGATGCGGATTGATCCAGAGCTTATCGTACGTGAATCTACCGCAGCCAAGTAG
- a CDS encoding carbohydrate ABC transporter permease, whose amino-acid sequence MSTLPTLSPQTKGTRRRRKVEPVKIFSFITLVVTTFLMLLPLFFMVSTSLKSKREMLKFPPTFLPESWQWSNYTEIFDTLQFGTLYKNSLIIAGLSVVGTLISSALVAYGFARFRGKGNQLWFILLLSTMMLPYPAIMIPQFVLFSQMNWIDTFLPLIVPAFFGSAYNIFLLRQFFSTLPEELFDAGRIDGCGEIRMWATIALPLSKPALATVAIFAFIYNWNDLLTPVLYLSSSEKFTLPVGMASLTSSRFRIPPWHLLMVASVLAMVPIVTLFAVAQKQFVEGIVLTGIK is encoded by the coding sequence ATGAGTACTCTTCCAACGCTAAGCCCCCAGACTAAAGGAACAAGACGCCGCCGGAAAGTGGAGCCTGTTAAGATTTTCAGTTTCATTACTTTAGTAGTTACAACATTTCTGATGCTGCTTCCTTTGTTCTTCATGGTCTCCACTTCACTTAAGTCCAAACGTGAGATGCTGAAGTTCCCACCCACCTTTCTTCCAGAGAGCTGGCAGTGGAGCAATTACACAGAAATATTTGATACCCTGCAGTTCGGTACGCTTTACAAAAACAGTTTAATTATCGCCGGTCTCAGCGTTGTAGGCACCTTGATCTCTTCGGCGCTGGTCGCCTATGGCTTCGCCCGTTTCAGAGGCAAAGGTAATCAGCTGTGGTTCATCCTGCTACTGAGCACTATGATGTTGCCTTATCCGGCCATTATGATTCCGCAATTTGTACTCTTTTCGCAAATGAACTGGATCGACACCTTTTTACCCTTGATCGTGCCTGCTTTCTTCGGTTCAGCCTATAATATTTTCCTGCTGCGGCAATTCTTCTCCACGTTGCCTGAAGAGCTGTTTGATGCCGGGCGCATTGATGGATGCGGCGAAATACGGATGTGGGCTACTATAGCACTCCCACTCTCCAAACCTGCCCTTGCAACTGTAGCTATTTTTGCTTTTATCTACAATTGGAATGATCTGCTTACACCGGTGCTTTATCTAAGCTCATCAGAGAAGTTCACACTACCCGTCGGGATGGCTTCTCTCACCTCATCGAGGTTCCGTATTCCACCTTGGCATCTGCTGATGGTCGCTTCGGTTCTGGCTATGGTTCCAATCGTTACACTGTTCGCTGTAGCTCAGAAACAGTTCGTCGAAGGGATTGTACTTACAGGGATTAAGTAA